In a genomic window of Candidatus Hydrogenedentota bacterium:
- a CDS encoding ABC transporter permease has translation MISLAGRDILHGWGKFLLTGIGLGLLIGVTLTMAGVYRGMVDDAQILLENSGADLWVVQQDTLGPYAESSSVHDDVYRGLLSMAGVARAANVTYLTMQVHQTSGPTPIEKRVMVVGISPGGPGMPGQPTHLVNGRHITRSHYEAVADIATGFDLGDRIQIRRNEYSVVGLTRRMVSSGGDPMVFIPLKDAQEAQFLKDNDAIVRQRARTAQNPQLNRPGVPGVLDAVIDSQSTNTYVNAVLVQIDEWAEPDAVAEPIRRWKRLTAYTRADMQTILLAKVIATSARQIGMFLVILSIVSAAIVAFIIYTMTMGKLREIAVLKLIGTRNRTIASMILQQAIGLGLIGFMVGKIAATFWGPMFPKYVLLLPGDTLRGFVAVLIICMLSSILAIRAALKVDPAEAIGG, from the coding sequence ATGATCAGCCTGGCCGGGCGAGATATCCTGCATGGATGGGGGAAATTCCTGCTGACGGGTATTGGCCTGGGGCTCTTGATTGGCGTGACCCTTACCATGGCGGGGGTGTATCGGGGCATGGTGGACGATGCCCAGATACTGCTTGAAAACAGCGGTGCAGATTTATGGGTAGTGCAACAGGACACGCTGGGGCCCTACGCCGAATCTTCCAGCGTTCATGATGACGTTTACCGAGGGTTGCTCAGTATGGCGGGTGTCGCGCGCGCGGCCAACGTCACCTACCTCACCATGCAGGTGCACCAGACCAGCGGGCCAACCCCCATTGAAAAACGCGTCATGGTAGTCGGCATCTCCCCTGGTGGCCCTGGAATGCCGGGGCAACCCACCCACTTGGTCAACGGGCGGCACATTACCCGCAGCCATTATGAAGCCGTGGCGGATATCGCCACCGGATTCGATCTGGGGGACCGGATCCAGATCCGGCGCAACGAGTACTCCGTGGTTGGCTTGACACGCCGTATGGTCTCGTCCGGCGGCGACCCGATGGTGTTCATCCCGCTGAAAGACGCTCAGGAGGCCCAGTTTCTCAAAGACAACGATGCCATCGTCCGCCAGCGCGCCCGAACCGCGCAGAATCCCCAACTGAACCGTCCCGGCGTGCCCGGCGTGCTGGATGCGGTGATCGATTCCCAAAGCACGAATACCTACGTGAACGCCGTATTGGTCCAGATCGATGAGTGGGCGGAGCCCGATGCCGTTGCCGAACCCATTCGGCGGTGGAAGCGTCTGACGGCCTACACCCGGGCAGACATGCAGACGATCTTGCTCGCCAAAGTGATTGCCACCTCCGCCAGACAGATCGGAATGTTCCTGGTCATCCTGTCAATCGTGAGCGCCGCCATCGTGGCGTTCATCATTTACACGATGACCATGGGAAAACTCCGCGAGATCGCGGTGCTCAAGCTCATCGGAACCAGGAACCGAACTATCGCCTCCATGATCCTCCAGCAGGCGATCGGCCTGGGACTCATAGGCTTTATGGTTGGAAAAATCGCCGCCACCTTCTGGGGGCCTATGTTTCCGAAATACGTGCTGCTACTCCCTGGCGATACGTTGCGCGGCTTTGTTGCGGTACTCATTATTTGCATGCTGTCGAGCATTCTCGCCATCCGC